A stretch of Bombina bombina isolate aBomBom1 chromosome 2, aBomBom1.pri, whole genome shotgun sequence DNA encodes these proteins:
- the HMX1 gene encoding homeobox protein HMX1 has product MPDDSTENQSATSARVSSFFIENLLGTESKEEKKRPSPDDEQRGPVGSHCNSMCCQLSPYSSYPLRENTAMEWYRRAQATYIGCTSPETSDRDTPDISEAFDKQHRGYRQHSEGSEDRRDDFQCKEEEKADEDSPDQRTSRKKKTRTVFSRSQVFQLESTFDMKRYLSSSERAGLAASLHLTETQVKIWFQNRRNKWKRQLAADLEAANMSHTTQRIVRVPILYHENSPASSIGFSLPHISPPLVGFSNAVNYSLANFPNSVPFIRSQMTGLV; this is encoded by the exons ATGCCTGATGACTCTACCGAGAACCAGAGCGCTACCTCGGCAAGAGTCTCTTCCTTTTTCATCGAGAATTTATTGGGAACCGAATCCAAGGAAGAGAAGAAGCGCCCGAGCCCAGATGATGAGCAGAGGGGGCCTGTTGGTAGCCATTGTAATTCAATGTGCTGTCAGCTCTCCCCATACAGCAGCTATCCACTTAGGGAGAATACTGCCATGGAGTGGTATAGGAGAGCACAAGCCACTTACATAGGATGCACTAGCCCGGAAA CGAGTGATCGAGATACTCCTGACATTTCAGAGGCATTTGACAAGCAGCACAGGGGCTATAGACAACACAGTGAGGGGTCTGAGGACAGGAGAGATGACTTTCAGTGTAAGGAAGAGGAAAAAGCTGATGAAGACTCTCCAGACCAAAGGACCTCTAGAAAGAAGAAGACTCGCACAGTGTTCAGTAGGAGTCAGGTCTTCCAGCTGGAGTCTACATTTGACATGAAGAGGTATCTCAGTAGCTCTGAAAGAGCAGGTTTAGCAGCTTCTCTTCACCTTACAGAGACTCAAGTTAAAATCTGGTTCCAGAATCGAAGGAACAAATGGAAAAGACAACTGGCTGCAGACTTAGAAGCAGCCAACATGTCCCACACAACCCAAAGGATAGTAAGGGTTCCAATATTATACCATGAGAACTCACCAGCCAGCTCCATAGGATTCAGCCTTCCCCATATCTCTCCTCCCTTAGTGGGATTCTCCAATGCAGTCAACTATTCTCTGGCCAACTTCCCCAATTCAGTTCCATTTATAAGATCGCAGATGACTGGACTTGTTTGA